From Hylaeus volcanicus isolate JK05 chromosome 2, UHH_iyHylVolc1.0_haploid, whole genome shotgun sequence, the proteins below share one genomic window:
- the LOC128872875 gene encoding F-box/LRR-repeat protein 16 isoform X3: protein MHSGGKASVMERVTNVFCGSGGVAYTNLQSANNANATPEKPSRSAPMSMGNMPPTNNKSLSNSTPSRTRISRNRARNAPLACGGTGNYVAMCTWEQLMQDDYFLDKFFLYFNAIERRILAQVCTRWRDVLYARPRLWAGLVPVVRCREMRAMPLTYRSRLYASLVRRGFHSLVLLGAADEDIPELTHGFPLAQRNIHSLSLRCCAVTDKGLEALLDHLQGLFELELAGCNEITEAGLWTCLTPRIVSLSLSDCINVADEAVGAVAQLLPSLYEFSLQAYHVTDAALTYFNPRQSSALSILRLQSCWELTNHGVLNIVHSLPNLTVLSLSGCTKVTDDGVELIAENLPRLRSLDLSWCSRISDPALEYIACDLNHLEELTLDRCVHITDIGVGYISTMGSLSALFLRWCSQLKDFGLQHLCGMKSLQVLSVAGCPLLTSSGLSSLIQLRHLHELELTNCPGTSQELFDYLREHLPRCLIIE, encoded by the exons ATGCACA GTGGGGGAAAGGCCAGCGTCATGGAACGCGTTACGAACGTGTTTTGCGGAAGCGGCGGGGTCGCCTATACGAATCTGCAGAGCGCGAACAATGCGAACGCAACCCCGGAAAAGCCGAGCAGGAGCGCGCCTATGTCGATGGGCAACATGCCGCCAACCAATAATAAGAGTCTGAGCAACAGCACGCCGAGCAGAACGAGGATATCCAGGAATCGCGCAAGGAACGCGCCCCTTGCGTGCGGCGGCACGGGGAACTACGTGGCGATGTGCACGTGGGAGCAGCTCATGCAGGACGATTACTTCctcgacaaatttttcctCTACTTCAACGCCATCGAGAGGAGGATTTTGGCTCAG GTGTGCACAAGATGGAGAGACGTACTGTACGCGCGACCTCGGCTTTGGGCAGGCCTGGTGCCCGTGGTGAGGTGTCGCGAGATGCGCGCCATGCCTCTGACGTATCGCAGCCGTCTGTACGCCTCCTTGGTCAGAAGAGGTTTCCATTCGTTGGTCCTCCTCGGTGCCGCTGACGAGGATATCCCCGAGCTCACCCACGGGTTCCCTTTGGCGCAGAGGAACATCCACTCGTTGTCCCTGAGATGCTGTGCGGTCACCGACAAAGGCCTCGAAGCTCTCTTGGATCACTTGCAA GGTTTGTTCGAGCTCGAGTTGGCCGGTTGCAACGAGATAACGGAGGCCGGTCTGTGGACCTGCTTGACACCTAGAATAGTATCGCTCTCCTTGTCGGACTGTATCAACGTGGCTGACGAAGCCGTCGGAGCGGTCGCACAATTGTTACCCAGCCTCTACGAGTTCTCGTTGCAGGCGTACCACGTGACCGACGCAGCCCTCACTTACTTCAACCCCAGACAGAGTAGCGCCCTCAGCATTCTCAGGCTCCAGTCCTGCTGGGAGCTCACCAACCACGGTGTGCTCAATATCG TACATTCCTTGCCCAATTTGACCGTGTTGTCGCTGTCGGGGTGCACCAAAGTGACAGACGACGGCGTCGAGCTGATAGCGGAAAATTTGCCAAGACTTCGTTCCTTAGATCTGAGTTGGTGCTCAAGGATTTCCGATCCAGCGTTAGAATACATCGCCTGTGATTTGAATCACTTGGAGGAGCTCACGTTGGACAG GTGTGTGCACATCACGGATATAGGCGTGGGCTATATCTCCACAATGGGATCATTGAGCGCATTGTTCTTAAGATGGTGCTCGCAACTTAAAGACTTTGGTCTTCAGCACTTGTGCGGCATGAAATCCTTACAAGTACTCTCCGTGGCAG GTTGCCCATTGCTCACGAGTAGCGGACTGTCCAGCTTGATACAGCTTCGCCACTTACACGAATTAGAACTAACCAACTGTCCAGGAACGTCTCAGGAACTGTTCGACTATTTACGTGAACATCTGCCGCGTTGCCTAATCATCGAATAA
- the LOC128872875 gene encoding F-box/LRR-repeat protein 16 isoform X1: MSSISAQGVVERASAELTKRINGLGLRGSKHHGGGKASVMERVTNVFCGSGGVAYTNLQSANNANATPEKPSRSAPMSMGNMPPTNNKSLSNSTPSRTRISRNRARNAPLACGGTGNYVAMCTWEQLMQDDYFLDKFFLYFNAIERRILAQVCTRWRDVLYARPRLWAGLVPVVRCREMRAMPLTYRSRLYASLVRRGFHSLVLLGAADEDIPELTHGFPLAQRNIHSLSLRCCAVTDKGLEALLDHLQGLFELELAGCNEITEAGLWTCLTPRIVSLSLSDCINVADEAVGAVAQLLPSLYEFSLQAYHVTDAALTYFNPRQSSALSILRLQSCWELTNHGVLNIVHSLPNLTVLSLSGCTKVTDDGVELIAENLPRLRSLDLSWCSRISDPALEYIACDLNHLEELTLDRCVHITDIGVGYISTMGSLSALFLRWCSQLKDFGLQHLCGMKSLQVLSVAGCPLLTSSGLSSLIQLRHLHELELTNCPGTSQELFDYLREHLPRCLIIE, from the exons ATGTCTTCGATATCAGCGCAAGGGGTCGTCGAGAGAGCCAGCGCCGAGTTAACCAAGAGAATCAACGGACTGGGGTTGAGAGGGTCCAAGCATCATG GTGGGGGAAAGGCCAGCGTCATGGAACGCGTTACGAACGTGTTTTGCGGAAGCGGCGGGGTCGCCTATACGAATCTGCAGAGCGCGAACAATGCGAACGCAACCCCGGAAAAGCCGAGCAGGAGCGCGCCTATGTCGATGGGCAACATGCCGCCAACCAATAATAAGAGTCTGAGCAACAGCACGCCGAGCAGAACGAGGATATCCAGGAATCGCGCAAGGAACGCGCCCCTTGCGTGCGGCGGCACGGGGAACTACGTGGCGATGTGCACGTGGGAGCAGCTCATGCAGGACGATTACTTCctcgacaaatttttcctCTACTTCAACGCCATCGAGAGGAGGATTTTGGCTCAG GTGTGCACAAGATGGAGAGACGTACTGTACGCGCGACCTCGGCTTTGGGCAGGCCTGGTGCCCGTGGTGAGGTGTCGCGAGATGCGCGCCATGCCTCTGACGTATCGCAGCCGTCTGTACGCCTCCTTGGTCAGAAGAGGTTTCCATTCGTTGGTCCTCCTCGGTGCCGCTGACGAGGATATCCCCGAGCTCACCCACGGGTTCCCTTTGGCGCAGAGGAACATCCACTCGTTGTCCCTGAGATGCTGTGCGGTCACCGACAAAGGCCTCGAAGCTCTCTTGGATCACTTGCAA GGTTTGTTCGAGCTCGAGTTGGCCGGTTGCAACGAGATAACGGAGGCCGGTCTGTGGACCTGCTTGACACCTAGAATAGTATCGCTCTCCTTGTCGGACTGTATCAACGTGGCTGACGAAGCCGTCGGAGCGGTCGCACAATTGTTACCCAGCCTCTACGAGTTCTCGTTGCAGGCGTACCACGTGACCGACGCAGCCCTCACTTACTTCAACCCCAGACAGAGTAGCGCCCTCAGCATTCTCAGGCTCCAGTCCTGCTGGGAGCTCACCAACCACGGTGTGCTCAATATCG TACATTCCTTGCCCAATTTGACCGTGTTGTCGCTGTCGGGGTGCACCAAAGTGACAGACGACGGCGTCGAGCTGATAGCGGAAAATTTGCCAAGACTTCGTTCCTTAGATCTGAGTTGGTGCTCAAGGATTTCCGATCCAGCGTTAGAATACATCGCCTGTGATTTGAATCACTTGGAGGAGCTCACGTTGGACAG GTGTGTGCACATCACGGATATAGGCGTGGGCTATATCTCCACAATGGGATCATTGAGCGCATTGTTCTTAAGATGGTGCTCGCAACTTAAAGACTTTGGTCTTCAGCACTTGTGCGGCATGAAATCCTTACAAGTACTCTCCGTGGCAG GTTGCCCATTGCTCACGAGTAGCGGACTGTCCAGCTTGATACAGCTTCGCCACTTACACGAATTAGAACTAACCAACTGTCCAGGAACGTCTCAGGAACTGTTCGACTATTTACGTGAACATCTGCCGCGTTGCCTAATCATCGAATAA
- the LOC128872875 gene encoding F-box/LRR-repeat protein 16 isoform X2, with amino-acid sequence MTVWNSGHRIYKRGGKASVMERVTNVFCGSGGVAYTNLQSANNANATPEKPSRSAPMSMGNMPPTNNKSLSNSTPSRTRISRNRARNAPLACGGTGNYVAMCTWEQLMQDDYFLDKFFLYFNAIERRILAQVCTRWRDVLYARPRLWAGLVPVVRCREMRAMPLTYRSRLYASLVRRGFHSLVLLGAADEDIPELTHGFPLAQRNIHSLSLRCCAVTDKGLEALLDHLQGLFELELAGCNEITEAGLWTCLTPRIVSLSLSDCINVADEAVGAVAQLLPSLYEFSLQAYHVTDAALTYFNPRQSSALSILRLQSCWELTNHGVLNIVHSLPNLTVLSLSGCTKVTDDGVELIAENLPRLRSLDLSWCSRISDPALEYIACDLNHLEELTLDRCVHITDIGVGYISTMGSLSALFLRWCSQLKDFGLQHLCGMKSLQVLSVAGCPLLTSSGLSSLIQLRHLHELELTNCPGTSQELFDYLREHLPRCLIIE; translated from the exons ATGACTGTGTGGAACAGTGGCCACAGAATATATAAAC GTGGGGGAAAGGCCAGCGTCATGGAACGCGTTACGAACGTGTTTTGCGGAAGCGGCGGGGTCGCCTATACGAATCTGCAGAGCGCGAACAATGCGAACGCAACCCCGGAAAAGCCGAGCAGGAGCGCGCCTATGTCGATGGGCAACATGCCGCCAACCAATAATAAGAGTCTGAGCAACAGCACGCCGAGCAGAACGAGGATATCCAGGAATCGCGCAAGGAACGCGCCCCTTGCGTGCGGCGGCACGGGGAACTACGTGGCGATGTGCACGTGGGAGCAGCTCATGCAGGACGATTACTTCctcgacaaatttttcctCTACTTCAACGCCATCGAGAGGAGGATTTTGGCTCAG GTGTGCACAAGATGGAGAGACGTACTGTACGCGCGACCTCGGCTTTGGGCAGGCCTGGTGCCCGTGGTGAGGTGTCGCGAGATGCGCGCCATGCCTCTGACGTATCGCAGCCGTCTGTACGCCTCCTTGGTCAGAAGAGGTTTCCATTCGTTGGTCCTCCTCGGTGCCGCTGACGAGGATATCCCCGAGCTCACCCACGGGTTCCCTTTGGCGCAGAGGAACATCCACTCGTTGTCCCTGAGATGCTGTGCGGTCACCGACAAAGGCCTCGAAGCTCTCTTGGATCACTTGCAA GGTTTGTTCGAGCTCGAGTTGGCCGGTTGCAACGAGATAACGGAGGCCGGTCTGTGGACCTGCTTGACACCTAGAATAGTATCGCTCTCCTTGTCGGACTGTATCAACGTGGCTGACGAAGCCGTCGGAGCGGTCGCACAATTGTTACCCAGCCTCTACGAGTTCTCGTTGCAGGCGTACCACGTGACCGACGCAGCCCTCACTTACTTCAACCCCAGACAGAGTAGCGCCCTCAGCATTCTCAGGCTCCAGTCCTGCTGGGAGCTCACCAACCACGGTGTGCTCAATATCG TACATTCCTTGCCCAATTTGACCGTGTTGTCGCTGTCGGGGTGCACCAAAGTGACAGACGACGGCGTCGAGCTGATAGCGGAAAATTTGCCAAGACTTCGTTCCTTAGATCTGAGTTGGTGCTCAAGGATTTCCGATCCAGCGTTAGAATACATCGCCTGTGATTTGAATCACTTGGAGGAGCTCACGTTGGACAG GTGTGTGCACATCACGGATATAGGCGTGGGCTATATCTCCACAATGGGATCATTGAGCGCATTGTTCTTAAGATGGTGCTCGCAACTTAAAGACTTTGGTCTTCAGCACTTGTGCGGCATGAAATCCTTACAAGTACTCTCCGTGGCAG GTTGCCCATTGCTCACGAGTAGCGGACTGTCCAGCTTGATACAGCTTCGCCACTTACACGAATTAGAACTAACCAACTGTCCAGGAACGTCTCAGGAACTGTTCGACTATTTACGTGAACATCTGCCGCGTTGCCTAATCATCGAATAA